The region CTTGTCAGTCGTCGCCTTCGCGGTCAGCAGGATGATTGGCAGGGGTCTCCGAAGTCCTTTGACTCGTGCAACCCAGGCGGAGATCAACGCCGTTCATTCGACCTGCAAAGCGGAGTTCGAGGAGGCGCTCAGTGGTTTCCTCGTTAAGCATGGAGAGGAACTCGCAGATGCCTGAGATTAGATCTGACTACAGCGCCCAGCGAATCAACGCTCAGCCCAATCCGATGTTCATCAAGCTGCTCAGCCGGATGTCGGATTACTCCCCAGAGTGCGCGCGCGTCGTTGACCTTGGATGCGGCAAGTTGAGGCACTTGGTCCACCTACGTGAGTGCTATCGAGACATCACCTTGGTTGACACAGCTCATCAGCTCTCGGCGACGCACAAGCTGGGCAGTGCGACGAGCACGATACCGATGTTCGTCGACGGCCTCCGGAAGCGCAAGGGTGAGAAGCTCTCTGTCATTGAGTTCGGCGCCTTCGCCAAAGCGAAGTCTCTCCGAGTCCACGCTGTCTTCTGCGTCGCAGTGTTTGACGTAGTGCCGCCCGGGACCAGGAGAGCTCTCCTAGATGCTACGCACAGGCACCTCGGACCCGACGGCCTTTTTGTCCTGGTGGTGCCGCGCAACGACAGCAGCATCCTGCGTCGCTGCACTCACGACAATGAGTTCAAGGACGGTCATGTGTTCGCTCATCACGGTGTCCACACGTTCTATCGGAACTTCGGGGACTCGTCTGCGCTCGCCAAGTGGATCATGCGCCGGGATTTCGATCTTGTGGACGACCTGTCGAACTACCGCCAGATCGGACTCGTGATGCGCCGTGCGTGATGCACGGCCGTGGGGCCTAACTGGTGAATGCAGCCGACGATCTCGGGTGTCACGGTGACTGCAAGGGGGGCGTCGCTTCGCGACGCCAGCACACCCCGCGCCACCCTTCGCTCGCGGCTGATTCACGAGCGATGGCGCGGACAAGACGCGCCGGCCAGACGTGCGACACGGGGCTTTGAAGTCAGGTAAGGGTTGATCGTGAGAGTTGGATTGGTTGCGCGCGTTTCCGCGCCATCGGCGCTGCGGATTTCCATCCGCACGCTGTCCGGCGCTTCGCGCCAGCCATCGTGCGGCTGCGACGGATGGGCGTCCGCGTTAGCGGTGCTCACGCTCCCGCCCACCGCCGATCCGCAGCGCCGTTAGCCCACATGAACACGGAGACGGATATGGAGAAGCAAACACGACGAGTCCAAGGTTTTGTCAATCCAGACATCGTCCCGGTTGACCAAGACCAATGGGATCGGTTGAAGGAAGATATTGACGCGATTCACCCAGTCCGAGAATCAAACGCCAACGGGAAGTGGGGCATAATCGGGTTCTGTGGGAGTCTATTAATCTCGAACATTTTCTACCATTTCTCTGCATCCCCAAGCTCAAACGTCGCCTATGTGTCTCTTGCTCTGTGCACGGGACTTCTGCTCACTGCGTGGGCACTGGGTCGAACGCACAGACAGAGTAAGAATGCCCAAGCTCAAACAATTCTCCGATGCAAACGCACTGTCGCTGCCATTGAGAAACGATTGCGTATTGAAAGACCTGAGCTAATCTCGACGGTATTAGACCAAGAAACATCAAGTGAACTCGACAATAAAAGAGAAACGGATGGCAAATTAGAAGGAGGAGTTATGTCAGATCCAAGCGTGAAGGATATTCTGTCCAAACTGAACACCAGAAACAAAGCGAGGTAGACACCATGGCAACCATACTTGCACCATATAATCTTTGTCAGGTTATCGTTCACGTAAAGCAGGAGTTTTCTATACGATTGCAGAAGCCGTTGGATTCAAAGGTCGAAAAATCAAAGGACGCTTTCCGGTTTCAGGAGGCAGATCTTGACAAGGATGGAGACTTCGTGGCCAAGGCTGGCCATTTGAGAGACCGCCCCGACGTCAAGGTGAGGGCCACGACTCTGTACTCCTCCCAGAATCGTCTTTCAATTGACCTTCTGGGCGGAGAGACGAAGGACGCCATTGCCGTACTTATCTCACTTCTTGAAACCCTCTATGGGTTGAAGGAATCTGATCTTTTCAGCGGTATCGAATATGTTGAGTACAAAACCGTTACCAGAGTTCAACTGTCTACAACTCTTGACGGCGTGTTTTCCGACCAGATGCAGGAGATCCTGCGGTCGTGGAGGCGTTTTGACTCCAAGGCAATCGTGTCACCGTTGTCCGGGACACTGGCAAAGGGGACTCACGGGATCATATCCATAACCGACGACTACTATGAAAGACTGTACAAGGGACAGGAGGACATATTTGTTGTACCGAGCGAACTGGTGTTCCATGTCTTCATACCCACCAAGTACTACAAGATGACAAACCACAAGGTAAGGATCAACGTGCAGAGCTTTGAGGATTACAGTGACCGCATCTTCTTCTTCAGCACGGAATTGCCGTATGAGGATCATGTGGCGCTGATTGATGCTGTAGAAAACATGGGCTAACATACGCGTGGAGAGCTACAACATGGACCGCTCGGACGCGTCCCATCGGGCTCGCGTCGTCC is a window of Candidatus Krumholzibacteriota bacterium DNA encoding:
- a CDS encoding methyltransferase domain-containing protein → MPEIRSDYSAQRINAQPNPMFIKLLSRMSDYSPECARVVDLGCGKLRHLVHLRECYRDITLVDTAHQLSATHKLGSATSTIPMFVDGLRKRKGEKLSVIEFGAFAKAKSLRVHAVFCVAVFDVVPPGTRRALLDATHRHLGPDGLFVLVVPRNDSSILRRCTHDNEFKDGHVFAHHGVHTFYRNFGDSSALAKWIMRRDFDLVDDLSNYRQIGLVMRRA